Proteins from a genomic interval of Phaseolus vulgaris chloroplast, complete genome:
- the ndhD gene encoding NADH dehydrogenase subunit 4, whose product MNDFPWLTTVVVLPIVGGSLIVLFPHKGNKTIKWYTYCICFIDLLLIAYVFCYHFELDDPLIQLTENYKWIHFFDFYWRFGIDGLSLGPILLTGFITTLATLSAQPVTRESKLFYFLMLAMYSGQLGTFSSRDILLFFIMWELELIPVYLLLSMWGGKKRLYSATKFILYTAGSSVFLLLGILGMSLYSSNEPTLNFESLTNQSYPVALEIIFYMGFLIAFAVKSPIIPLHTWLPDTHGEAHYSTCMLLAGILLKMGAYGLVRINMELLSRAHSIFCPWLMLLGSIQIIYAASTSLGQRNVKKRIAYSSVSHMGFLILGIGSISETGLNGAILQIISHGFIGAALFFLAGTSYDRLRLLYLDEMGGMAIPMPKIFTIFTTLSMASLALPGMSGFVAELIVLLGIITNQKYLLITKILITFVTAIGMILTPIYSLSILRQMFYGYKLFNTPNSYFFDSGPRELFISISILIPVISIGIYPDFIFSFSADKVEAILSNFL is encoded by the coding sequence ACGAATGATTTTCCTTGGTTAACAACAGTTGTAGTTTTGCCAATAGTCGGAGGTTCTTTAATTGTCTTATTTCCCCATAAAGGAAATAAGACAATTAAATGGTATACTTATTGTATATGTTTCATAGATCTGCTTCTAATAGCCTATGTATTTTGTTATCATTTCGAATTGGATGATCCACTAATCCAATTGACAGAAAATTATAAATGGATCCATTTTTTTGACTTTTACTGGAGATTCGGAATAGATGGACTCTCTCTAGGACCCATTCTATTAACGGGATTTATCACTACGTTAGCTACGTTATCGGCTCAGCCGGTTACTCGAGAATCTAAATTATTCTATTTTCTGATGTTAGCAATGTATAGTGGTCAACTAGGAACATTTTCTTCTCGAGACATTTTACTTTTTTTCATCATGTGGGAATTAGAATTAATTCCCGTTTATCTACTTTTATCTATGTGGGGTGGAAAAAAACGTTTGTATTCAGCTACAAAGTTTATTTTGTACACTGCGGGAAGTTCTGTTTTTTTATTACTGGGAATTCTGGGTATGAGTTTATATAGTTCTAATGAACCAACATTAAATTTTGAATCATTAACTAATCAATCATATCCCGTGGCACTAGAAATAATCTTCTATATGGGATTTCTTATTGCTTTTGCTGTCAAATCACCAATTATACCCTTACATACATGGTTACCTGATACGCATGGAGAGGCGCATTACAGTACTTGTATGCTTTTAGCCGGAATATTATTAAAAATGGGAGCGTATGGGTTGGTTCGAATTAATATGGAATTATTATCTCGCGCTCATTCTATATTTTGTCCCTGGTTAATGCTATTAGGTTCAATTCAAATAATCTATGCAGCTTCAACATCTCTTGGTCAACGCAATGTAAAAAAAAGAATAGCTTATTCCTCGGTATCCCATATGGGTTTCTTAATTTTAGGAATTGGTTCTATAAGCGAGACAGGGCTGAATGGGGCTATTTTACAAATAATCTCTCACGGATTTATTGGTGCTGCGCTTTTTTTCTTGGCGGGAACTAGTTATGATAGACTACGTCTTCTTTATCTCGACGAAATGGGTGGAATGGCTATCCCAATGCCAAAAATATTCACGATTTTCACTACTTTGTCGATGGCTTCTCTTGCATTACCGGGCATGAGCGGTTTTGTTGCAGAATTGATAGTCTTATTGGGAATCATTACCAATCAAAAATATCTTTTAATCACAAAAATACTCATCACTTTTGTAACCGCAATTGGAATGATATTAACTCCTATTTATTCATTATCTATCTTACGTCAAATGTTCTATGGATACAAGCTTTTTAATACACCAAATTCTTATTTTTTTGATTCGGGGCCACGAGAATTATTTATTTCAATTTCGATCCTTATACCCGTAATAAGTATTGGCATTTATCCAGATTTTATTTTTTCATTTTCGGCTGACAAGGTTGAAGCGATTCTCTCTAATTTTTTATAG
- the ndhG gene encoding NADH dehydrogenase subunit 6 → MDLSESLHDFILVFLGSGLILGSLGVVFFTNTIFSAFSLGLVLVCVSLFYILSNSHFVAASQLLIYVGAINVLIIFAVMFMNGSEYDQNFRVWTVGDGITLMVCTSIFISQINTILDTSWHGIIWTTRPNQILEQDLISTSQQIGIHLSTDFFLPFELISIILLVALIGAIFVARQ, encoded by the coding sequence ATGGATTTGTCCGAATCGCTACATGATTTTATTTTAGTCTTTCTTGGATCAGGTCTTATATTAGGAAGTCTAGGAGTAGTATTCTTTACGAATACGATTTTTTCTGCTTTTTCATTGGGACTAGTTCTTGTTTGTGTATCTTTATTCTATATTTTATCAAACTCCCATTTTGTAGCTGCCTCACAGCTACTTATTTACGTGGGCGCTATAAATGTTTTAATAATATTTGCTGTGATGTTTATGAATGGTTCCGAATATGACCAAAATTTTCGTGTTTGGACCGTTGGGGATGGAATTACTTTGATGGTTTGTACCAGTATCTTTATTTCACAAATCAATACTATTCTAGATACATCATGGCACGGGATTATTTGGACGACAAGACCCAATCAGATTTTAGAGCAAGATTTGATAAGTACTAGTCAACAAATTGGAATTCATTTATCAACAGATTTTTTTCTTCCATTTGAACTAATTTCAATTATTCTTTTAGTTGCTTTAATAGGTGCAATTTTTGTGGCTCGTCAATAA
- the ndhA gene encoding NADH dehydrogenase subunit 1 — MIIDLTEIQDIHFFFRLEFFKEIYEILWVFVPILIFIVGITISVLAIVWLEREISAGIQQRIGPEYTGPFGVLQALADGTKLLFKENLIPSRGDIRLFSFGPAISVISIILSYSVIPFGYNFVLSDLNIGVFLWIAISSIAPIGLLMSGYGSNNKYSFLGGLRAAAQSISYEIPLTLCVLSISLLSNSLSTVDIVDAQSKYGFWGWNLWRQPMGFLVFLISSLAECERLPFDLPEAEEELIAGYQTEYSGIKFGLFYVASYLNLLVSSLFVTVLYLGGSNISIPYIFVSNFFEINKTYGVFVTIIGIFITLVKTFLFIFVSITTRWTLPRLRIDQLLNLGWKFLLPISLGNLLLTTSSQLFSL, encoded by the exons ATGATAATTGATTTAACAGAAATACAAGATATACATTTTTTTTTCAGATTAGAATTTTTTAAAGAGATATATGAAATTCTTTGGGTATTTGTGCCTATTTTAATTTTTATAGTAGGAATTACTATAAGTGTACTAGCAATTGTATGGTTAGAAAGAGAAATATCTGCAGGGATACAACAGCGTATTGGTCCTGAATACACCGGTCCTTTTGGAGTTCTTCAAGCTCTAGCAGACGGAACAAAATTACTTTTTAAAGAGAATCTTATTCCATCTAGAGGAGATATTCGTTTATTTAGTTTTGGACCAGCTATATCAGTCATATCCATTATATTAAGCTATTCAGTAATTCCTTTTGGTTATAACTTTGTTTTATCTGATCTGAATATTGGTGTTTTTTTATGGATTGCTATTTCGAGTATTGCCCCCATTGGACTTCTTATGTCAGGATATGGGTCAAATAATAAATATTCCTTTTTGGGTGGTCTACGAGCAGCTGCTCAATCAATTAGTTATGAAATACCATTAACTCTTTGTGTGTTATCGATATCTCTA TTATCTAACAGTTTAAGTACAGTTGATATCGTTGATGCACAATCAAAATATGGTTTTTGGGGATGGAATTTGTGGCGTCAACCTATGGGTTTCCTCGTTTTTCTAATATCTTCCCTAGCAGAATGTGAAAGATTACCTTTTGATTTACCGGAAGCGGAAGAAGAACTAATAGCGGGTTATCAAACCGAATATTCCGGTATCAAATTTGGTTTATTTTACGTTGCTTCCTATTTAAACCTATTAGTTTCTTCCTTATTTGTAACAGTTCTTTATTTGGGTGGTTCAAATATCTCTATTCCGTACATTTTCGTTTCTAACTTTTTTGAAATTAATAAAACATACGGAGTTTTTGTAACGATAATTGGTATCTTTATTACACTAGTTAAAACTTTTTTATTCATATTCGTTTCTATCACAACAAGATGGACTTTGCCTAGGCTAAGAATAGATCAATTATTAAATCTTGGGTGGAAGTTTCTTTTACCCATTTCTCTCGGTAATCTATTATTAACAACGTCGTCTCAACTGTTTTCACTGTAA
- the psaC gene encoding photosystem I subunit VII (9 kDa protein), with amino-acid sequence MSHSVKIYDTCIGCTQCVRACPTDVLEMIPWGGCKAKQIASAPRTEDCVGCKRCESACPTDFLSVRVYLWHETTRSMGLAY; translated from the coding sequence ATGTCACATTCAGTAAAGATTTATGATACATGTATAGGATGTACTCAATGTGTCCGGGCCTGCCCAACAGATGTATTAGAAATGATACCTTGGGGCGGATGTAAAGCTAAACAAATTGCTTCTGCCCCAAGAACAGAGGACTGTGTTGGTTGTAAGAGGTGTGAATCCGCCTGTCCGACGGATTTCTTAAGTGTTAGAGTTTATTTATGGCATGAAACAACTCGAAGCATGGGTCTAGCTTATTAA
- the ndhF gene encoding NADH dehydrogenase subunit 5, whose amino-acid sequence MEYTHQYSWIIPFIPFPVPMLIGVGLLLFPTATKKIRRIWAFPSILLLTIVMFFSLDLSIHQIQNSSIFQYVWSWTINNDISLEFGYLIDSLTSIMSILITTVGILVLIYSDNYMSHDQGYLRFFAYMTLFNISMLGLVTSSNLIQIYFFWELIGMCSYLLIGFWFTRPIAANACQKAFVTNRVGDFGLLLGILGIYWITGSLEFRDLFQIINNLISKNEMNLFFVTLFALLLFCGSVAKSAQFPLHVWLPDAMEGPTPISALIHAATMVAAGIFLVARLLPLFVLLPQIMNTIAFIGLITVILGATLAIAQKDIKKNLAYSTMSQLGYMMLALGMGSYRGALFHLITHAYSKALLFLGSGSIIHSMEALVGYSPAKSQNMVFMGGLTKHVPITKFFFLVGTLSLCGIPPFACFWSKDEILNDSRLYSPIVAIIACSAAALTAFYMFRIYLLVFEGYLNVHFLNFNGKKNSSFYSISLWGKKQVKLKIKNENFLLVLLKIKKNEITSFFIRKRYLHRVNQNIKNISRLFFGIMDFGMKKTACLYPNESNNTMQFSMLVLVLFTLFVGAIGISFSQGIDLDILSKLLIPFIDLLHKDSKNFVNYYEFFTNATFSLILTFWGIFIASFFYKSVYSYLKNLNLLNLFEKNFIKKKFSDHFQNIIYNWSYNHGYIDVFYEISFISSIRRLVKFNSFFDKKRIDGITNGIGITSFFLGEAIKNVGGGRISSYILLYILDILIFILIYINFVFIRY is encoded by the coding sequence ATGGAATATACACATCAATATTCATGGATCATACCTTTTATTCCATTCCCAGTTCCAATGTTAATAGGAGTGGGACTTCTACTTTTTCCGACGGCAACAAAAAAGATTCGCCGTATTTGGGCTTTTCCTAGTATCTTATTGTTAACTATAGTTATGTTTTTTTCGCTTGATTTGTCTATTCATCAAATCCAGAATAGTTCGATTTTTCAATATGTATGGTCTTGGACCATAAATAATGATATTTCTTTAGAGTTTGGGTACTTGATCGATTCACTTACTTCTATTATGTCAATATTAATTACTACGGTTGGCATTCTTGTTCTTATTTATAGTGATAATTATATGTCTCATGATCAAGGATATTTGAGATTTTTTGCTTATATGACTCTTTTTAATATTTCAATGTTGGGATTAGTTACTAGTTCAAATTTGATACAAATTTATTTTTTTTGGGAATTAATAGGAATGTGTTCTTATTTATTAATAGGCTTTTGGTTCACCCGTCCTATTGCGGCAAATGCTTGTCAAAAAGCATTTGTAACTAATCGTGTAGGGGATTTTGGATTATTATTGGGAATTTTAGGTATTTATTGGATAACGGGTAGTTTGGAATTTCGGGATTTGTTTCAAATTATAAATAATTTGATTTCTAAAAATGAAATGAATCTTTTTTTTGTTACTTTGTTTGCCCTCTTGCTATTTTGTGGCTCAGTTGCCAAATCGGCTCAATTTCCTCTTCATGTATGGCTACCTGATGCTATGGAGGGGCCTACTCCAATTTCCGCCCTTATACATGCTGCTACTATGGTAGCCGCGGGAATTTTTCTTGTGGCTCGACTTCTTCCTCTTTTCGTACTTCTACCCCAAATAATGAACACAATAGCTTTTATAGGTCTAATAACAGTAATATTAGGAGCTACTTTAGCTATTGCTCAAAAAGATATTAAGAAAAATTTGGCCTATTCTACAATGTCTCAATTGGGTTATATGATGTTAGCTCTGGGTATGGGATCTTATCGAGGTGCTTTATTTCATTTAATTACTCATGCTTATTCAAAAGCATTGTTGTTTTTAGGATCTGGATCCATTATTCATTCAATGGAAGCTCTTGTCGGATATTCTCCAGCTAAAAGTCAAAATATGGTTTTTATGGGCGGTTTAACAAAACATGTACCAATTACAAAATTTTTTTTTTTAGTGGGTACACTCTCTCTTTGCGGTATTCCACCCTTTGCTTGTTTTTGGTCTAAGGATGAGATTCTTAATGATAGTAGGTTGTATTCACCAATTGTTGCAATAATAGCTTGTTCTGCAGCAGCATTAACTGCATTTTATATGTTTCGGATTTATTTACTTGTTTTTGAAGGGTATTTAAACGTTCATTTTTTGAATTTCAATGGAAAAAAAAATAGTTCATTCTATTCAATATCTTTATGGGGGAAGAAACAAGTAAAACTTAAAATAAAAAACGAAAATTTTTTATTAGTTTTACTAAAAATAAAAAAGAATGAAATTACTTCTTTTTTTATCCGGAAGAGATATCTACATCGCGTTAATCAAAATATCAAAAATATATCACGTCTTTTTTTTGGTATTATGGATTTTGGCATGAAAAAAACTGCTTGCTTATATCCTAATGAATCTAACAATACTATGCAATTTTCTATGCTTGTTTTAGTGCTCTTTACTTTATTCGTTGGGGCCATAGGAATCTCTTTTAGCCAAGGAATAGATTTGGATATATTATCAAAATTGTTAATTCCGTTTATAGACCTTTTACATAAAGATTCAAAAAATTTTGTGAATTATTATGAATTTTTCACAAACGCAACTTTTTCTTTGATTCTAACTTTTTGGGGAATATTTATAGCGTCTTTTTTTTACAAATCGGTTTATTCCTATTTAAAAAATTTGAATTTATTAAATTTATTTGAAAAAAATTTTATTAAAAAAAAATTTTCCGATCATTTTCAAAATATCATATATAATTGGTCGTATAATCATGGTTATATAGATGTTTTTTATGAAATATCTTTCATTTCCAGTATAAGAAGATTAGTGAAATTCAATTCTTTTTTTGATAAAAAAAGAATTGATGGAATTACGAATGGAATAGGTATTACAAGTTTTTTTCTGGGAGAGGCTATCAAAAATGTGGGGGGTGGGCGAATATCTTCGTATATCTTATTGTATATTCTAGATATATTAATCTTTATATTAATTTATATTAATTTTGTTTTTATAAGATATTAG
- the ndhB gene encoding NADH dehydrogenase subunit 2 has translation MKAFHLLLFDGSLIFPECILIFGLILLLMIDSTSDQKDISWFYFISSTSLVMSITALLFRWREEPMIAFSGNLQTNNFNEIFQFLILLCSTLCIPLSVEYIECTEMAITEFLLFILTTTLGGMFLCGANDLITIFVALECFSLCSYLLSGYTKKDVRSNEATTKYLLMGGASSSILVHGFSWLYGSSGGEIELQEIVNGLINTQMYNSPGILIALLFITVGIGFKLSPAPSHQWTPDVYEGSPTPVVAFLSVTSKVAASASATRIFDIPFYFSSNEWHLLLEILAILSMILGNLIAITQTSMKRMLAYSSIGQIGYVIIGIIVGDSNGGYASMITYMLFYISMNLGTFACIVSFGLRTGTDNIRDYAGLYTKDPYLALSLALCLLSLGGLPPLAGFFGKLHLFWCGWQAGLYFLVSIGLLTSVVSIYYYLKIIKLLMTGRNQEITPHVRNYRRSPFRSNNSIEFSMIVCVIASTIPGISMNPIIEIAQDTLF, from the exons ATGAAAGCCTTTCATTTGCTTCTCTTCGATGGAAGTTTGATTTTCCCAGAATGTATCCTCATTTTTGGCCTAATTCTTCTTCTGATGATTGATTCAACCTCTGATCAAAAAGATATATCTTGGTTCTATTTTATCTCTTCAACAAGTTTAGTAATGAGCATAACGGCCCTATTGTTCCGATGGAGAGAAGAACCTATGATTGCCTTTTCGGGAAATTTACAAACGAACAATTTCAACGAAATCTTTCAATTTCTTATTTTACTATGTTCAACTCTATGTATTCCTCTATCCGTAGAGTACATTGAATGTACAGAAATGGCTATCACAGAGTTTCTCTTATTCATATTAACAACTACTCTAGGAGGAATGTTTTTATGCGGCGCTAACGATTTAATAACTATCTTTGTAGCTCTAGAATGTTTCAGTTTATGTTCCTATCTACTATCTGGATATACCAAGAAAGATGTACGGTCTAATGAGGCTACTACGAAATATTTACTCATGGGTGGGGCAAGCTCTTCTATTCTGGTTCATGGTTTCTCTTGGCTATATGGTTCATCCGGGGGAGAGATCGAGCTTCAAGAAATAGTGAATGGTCTTATCAATACACAAATGTATAACTCCCCAGGAATTTTAATTGCACTTTTATTCATCACTGTAGGAATTGGGTTCAAGCTTTCCCCAGCCCCTTCTCATCAATGGACTCCTGACGTATACGAAGGA TCTCCCACTCCAGTCGTTGCTTTTCTTTCTGTTACTTCGAAAGTAGCTGCTTCAGCTTCAGCCACTCGAATTTTCGATATCCCTTTTTATTTCTCATCAAACGAATGGCATCTTCTTCTGGAAATCCTAGCTATTCTTAGCATGATATTGGGGAATCTGATTGCTATTACCCAAACAAGCATGAAACGTATGCTTGCGTATTCGTCCATAGGTCAAATCGGATATGTAATTATTGGAATAATTGTTGGAGACTCCAATGGTGGATATGCAAGCATGATAACTTATATGCTGTTCTATATCTCGATGAATCTAGGAACTTTTGCTTGCATTGTATCATTTGGTCTACGTACCGGAACTGATAACATTCGAGATTATGCAGGATTATACACGAAAGATCCTTATTTGGCTCTCTCTTTAGCCCTATGTCTCTTATCCTTAGGAGGTCTTCCTCCACTAGCAGGTTTTTTCGGAAAACTTCATTTATTCTGGTGTGGATGGCAGGCAGGCTTATATTTCTTGGTTTCAATAGGACTCCTTACAAGTGTTGTTTCTATCTACTATTATCTAAAAATAATCAAGTTATTAATGACTGGACGAAACCAAGAAATAACTCCTCACGTGCGAAATTATAGAAGGTCCCCTTTCAGATCAAACAATTCCATCGAATTCAGTATGATTGTATGTGTGATAGCATCTACTATACCAGGAATATCAATGAACCCTATTATTGAAATTGCTCAGGATACCCTTTTTTAG
- the ndhI gene encoding NADH dehydrogenase subunit I: MFLMVTEFINYSEQIIRAARYIGQGLMITLSHANRLPVTIQYPYEKIISSERFRGRIHFEFDKCIACEVCVRVCPIDLPIVDWKLETDIRKKRLLNYSIDFGICIFCGNCIEYCPTNCLSMTEEYELSTYDRHELNYNLIALGRLPVSVIDDYTIRTIQIK; the protein is encoded by the coding sequence ATGTTCCTTATGGTAACTGAATTCATAAATTATAGTGAACAAATAATCCGAGCTGCTAGGTATATTGGTCAAGGTCTCATGATTACCTTATCTCATGCAAATAGGTTACCCGTAACTATTCAATATCCTTATGAAAAAATAATCTCATCAGAACGTTTTCGCGGTCGAATACATTTTGAATTTGATAAATGCATTGCTTGTGAAGTATGTGTTCGTGTCTGTCCTATAGATCTACCCATTGTTGATTGGAAACTAGAAACTGATATTCGAAAGAAACGGTTGCTTAATTACAGTATTGATTTTGGAATCTGTATATTTTGTGGTAACTGTATTGAGTATTGTCCAACAAATTGTTTATCAATGACCGAAGAATATGAACTTTCAACTTATGATCGCCACGAATTGAATTATAATCTAATAGCTTTGGGTCGTTTACCAGTATCAGTAATAGATGATTATACAATTCGAACAATTCAAATAAAATGA
- the rpl32 gene encoding ribosomal protein L32 has protein sequence MAVPKKRTSISKKIIRNTLWKKKGYFTALKAFSLAQSLFTGNSKSFFCNKYKR, from the coding sequence ATGGCAGTTCCAAAAAAGCGCACGTCTATTTCAAAAAAAATTATTCGGAACACTTTATGGAAAAAGAAGGGATATTTTACAGCATTAAAAGCTTTTTCATTAGCGCAATCTCTTTTTACGGGGAATTCTAAAAGCTTTTTCTGTAACAAATACAAACGTTAG
- the rps7 gene encoding ribosomal protein S7 has product MSRRGTAEEKTAKSDPIYRNRLVNMLVNRILKHGKKSLAYQILYRAMKNIQQKTETNPLSVLRQAIRGVTPDIAVKARRVGGSTHQVPVEIGSAQGKALAIRWLLGASRKRPGRNMAFKLSSELVDAAKGSGDAIRKKEETHRMAEANRAFAHFR; this is encoded by the coding sequence ATGTCACGGCGAGGTACTGCAGAAGAAAAAACCGCAAAATCCGATCCAATTTATCGTAATCGATTAGTTAACATGTTGGTTAACCGTATTCTGAAACACGGAAAAAAATCATTGGCTTATCAAATTCTCTATCGAGCTATGAAAAATATTCAACAAAAGACAGAAACAAATCCACTATCTGTTTTACGTCAAGCAATACGTGGAGTAACTCCCGATATAGCAGTAAAAGCAAGACGCGTAGGCGGATCAACTCATCAAGTTCCCGTTGAAATAGGATCCGCACAAGGAAAAGCACTTGCCATTCGTTGGTTATTGGGGGCATCCCGAAAACGTCCGGGTCGAAATATGGCTTTCAAATTAAGTTCCGAATTAGTGGATGCTGCCAAAGGTAGTGGCGATGCCATACGCAAAAAGGAAGAGACTCATAGAATGGCAGAGGCAAATAGAGCTTTTGCACATTTTCGTTAA
- the ndhE gene encoding NADH dehydrogenase subunit 4L, producing MIFEHALVLSAFLFSIGIYGLITSRNMVRALMCLELILNAVNINLVTFSDFFDRRQLKGNIFSIFVIAVAAAEAAIGPAIVSSIYRNRKSTRINQSNLLNK from the coding sequence ATGATATTCGAGCATGCACTTGTTTTGAGTGCTTTTTTATTTTCTATAGGTATCTATGGATTGATCACGAGCCGAAATATGGTTAGAGCCCTTATGTGTCTTGAACTTATACTGAATGCAGTAAATATAAATCTCGTAACCTTTTCTGATTTTTTTGATAGGCGGCAATTAAAAGGAAATATTTTTTCAATTTTTGTTATAGCTGTTGCAGCCGCTGAAGCAGCTATCGGACCGGCTATTGTTTCCTCAATATATCGTAATAGAAAATCAACCCGTATCAATCAATCAAATTTGTTGAATAAATAG
- the ccsA gene encoding cytochrome c biogenesis protein — MVFSTLEHILTHISFSVVSLLISIHLITLLLGNEIIGLDNSFKKGMIITFFCITGLLVTRWIFSGHLPFSNLYESLIFLSWTFSIFYMVLCLKKKKNYYFNTIITPSILFTQGFATSGLLTEMHQSLILVPALQSHWLMMHVSMMILGYTTLLCGSLLSVAILVITFQELIHMIGKSKTFFFFNETLSFAEIKYMNMNDKKNLLQKTPFMSDSSYINYYRYQFIQQLDRWGYRTISLGFIFLTVGNISGAVWANEAWGSYWNWDPKETWAFITWIIFAIYLHIRKNKKLEYLNSSIVASMGFLIIWICYLGINLLGIGLHSYGSFTSN; from the coding sequence ATGGTATTTTCCACTTTAGAGCATATATTAACTCATATATCGTTTTCGGTCGTATCTCTTTTAATTTCAATTCATTTGATAACCTTATTATTAGGCAATGAAATAATAGGATTAGACAATTCGTTCAAAAAAGGCATGATAATCACTTTTTTTTGTATCACAGGATTGTTAGTTACTCGTTGGATTTTTTCGGGCCATTTACCATTTAGTAATTTATATGAATCATTAATATTTCTTTCATGGACTTTTTCTATTTTTTATATGGTTCTTTGCTTAAAAAAAAAAAAAAACTACTATTTCAATACAATAATAACGCCAAGTATTCTTTTTACCCAAGGCTTTGCTACTTCGGGTCTTTTAACCGAAATGCATCAATCCTTAATATTAGTGCCTGCTTTACAGTCCCATTGGTTAATGATGCACGTAAGTATGATGATATTGGGTTATACAACTCTTTTATGTGGATCATTATTATCAGTGGCTATTTTAGTCATTACTTTTCAAGAACTAATACACATGATTGGTAAAAGCAAGACTTTCTTTTTTTTTAATGAAACCTTGTCTTTTGCTGAAATCAAATACATGAATATGAATGATAAAAAGAATCTTTTACAAAAAACTCCTTTTATGTCTGATTCGTCTTATATAAATTATTATAGATATCAATTTATTCAACAATTGGATCGTTGGGGTTACCGTACTATTAGTCTAGGTTTTATCTTTTTAACAGTAGGTAATATATCAGGAGCAGTATGGGCTAATGAGGCATGGGGATCATATTGGAATTGGGATCCAAAGGAAACTTGGGCTTTTATTACTTGGATTATTTTCGCGATTTATTTACATATTAGAAAAAATAAAAAATTGGAATATCTCAATTCTTCGATAGTGGCCTCCATGGGCTTTCTTATAATTTGGATATGTTATTTAGGGATAAATCTTTTAGGAATAGGACTACATAGTTATGGTTCATTTACATCTAATTAA
- the ycf1 gene encoding hypothetical protein RF1 — translation MIFESFILENLVFLCMKIMNSIVVVGLYYGFMTTFSIGPSYLFLLRARLVEEGTENKISATTGFITGQLIIFMSIYYAPLHLALGRPHTITVIAIPYLLFQFFGNSKKNFLNYGYKNPNSIRNFSIQRIFFQNLLFQFFNPLFLPSSIFMRFVNIYLFRCNNKVLFLTKSVSILISYKNKININ, via the coding sequence ATGATTTTTGAATCTTTTATACTGGAGAATCTAGTATTCTTATGCATGAAGATAATGAATTCGATAGTTGTGGTCGGACTCTATTATGGATTTATGACCACATTTTCCATAGGGCCCTCTTATCTCTTCCTTCTTCGAGCTAGACTTGTGGAAGAAGGAACCGAGAATAAAATATCAGCAACAACTGGGTTTATTACGGGACAGCTCATAATCTTCATGTCTATCTATTATGCGCCTTTGCATTTAGCATTGGGTAGACCCCATACAATAACTGTCATAGCTATACCCTATCTTTTATTTCAGTTCTTCGGCAATAGTAAAAAAAACTTTTTGAATTATGGATACAAGAATCCAAATTCAATACGTAATTTTAGTATTCAAAGAATATTTTTTCAGAATCTTCTTTTTCAGTTTTTCAATCCCCTTTTCTTACCAAGTTCAATATTCATGAGATTCGTCAATATTTATTTATTTCGATGTAACAATAAAGTGTTATTTTTAACAAAAAGTGTTTCTATTCTAATATCTTATAAAAACAAAATTAATATAAATTAA